A section of the Tenrec ecaudatus isolate mTenEca1 chromosome 10, mTenEca1.hap1, whole genome shotgun sequence genome encodes:
- the PTRH2 gene encoding peptidyl-tRNA hydrolase 2, mitochondrial — protein sequence MLSKSLVMDYLAHPGTLSLAVGVACGMCLGWCLRVRFGMIPKSSVRETDKETRTEASILGEGGEYKMILVVRNDLKMGKGKVAAQCSHAAVSAYKQIQRRNPELLKEWDYCGQPKVVVKAPDEETLIELLTHAKMLGLTVSLIQDAGRTQIEPGSRTVLGIGPGPADLIDKVTGHLKLY from the coding sequence aTGCTCTCCAAATCCTTGGTCATGGATTACTTGGCCCATCCGGGCACACTCAGCTTGGCTGTCGGAGTTGCCTGTGGCATGTGTCTGGGCTGGTGCCTCCGCGTACGCTTTGGAATGATTCCCAAAAGCTCAGTGAGAGAGACAGACAAAGAGACCAGAACTGAAGCCAGCATCTTAGGAGAGGGTGGAGAATACAAAATGATTCTTGTGGTTCGAAATGACTTAAAGATGGGAAAGGGGAAAGTCGCTGCCCAGTGCTCTCACGCTGCAGTTTCTGCCTACAAGCAAATTCAAAGAAGAAACCCTGAATTACTCAAAGAATGGGACTACTGCGGCCAGCCCAAAGTAGTGGTCAAAGCCCCTGATGAAGAAACTCTGATTGAACTATTGACCCATGCCAAAATGCTGGGACTAACTGTAAGTTTAATTCAAGATGCTGGACGTACTCAGATTGAACCAGGCTCTCGGACTGTCCTAGGAATTGGGCCAGGACCAGCTGACCTAATTGACAAAGTCACTGGTCACCTAAAACTTTACTAA